GTCCATAATTTTAGTTTTCCATCTTCCATTTCTAAAGGTAGCGAAAAGCCTAATTTCAACTTTCATAAGCATCATCCTAATTAAAGTAGTTAGTAATATATATTCAACATCAAGTGATAAAAATCCTTCTTTTTATGTAAAGTTTTTTGAAAATTAGATTTATTTGATTTGTTTAAGTTTATTTATGGAAGATATAGTAGTATATAGATATAGAGAGCTACTCTATTTTATTGATTAAATGGATGAAATAATTTTACATCTTATGTAATAACCATGTAATAGATATTTCGCCTAATTATAGAAGGGGGAACTACAATGCGAAAAATATTAATAATAATTTGTATCGCCAGTTGTGTAGCAGTATTATTAGCTGCTTGTTCATCTATGAAATCCAAAATACAACCAGGATAGAATTGCGTTCAGGGAATACTGGAAATACAGTAGAGATTACAGATACAAATAATATCCAACAGATTACTAATAATATTAATTCTTTGGAGTATGAGGAAGGAGATCCAAGTAACAATTCTTCTGGATGGCTATATTCAATAAAGTGGTATAATACAGATGGGAAATTAATTGAACAAATAGTTATTCTTGACAATAAAACTATTGACTATGAGGATAAGTTCTATAAAGTTTCTGATGGCAACATTGATATAGAATTATTAGATGATTTATTAAGCACACTAAAACAACTTGAAAACCAAAACTTTTCTATTCAAGGAGAAATTATTAGTTATGCTGATGATAAAACTATTGTAGAGTTTGGGAAGGCATTTGTAAACTTGTTTAACGGTGCTGTTGGGGAACAAGAAAAAGTATCATTTGAAAGATATATTTCTAACAATAATTTGCTAAAATTTGCAGACAAGATACTAGAGCTAACTCAAAAACAGGATTTACAAGGAAGCAATCTTGTAAATTACGGGTTAAACAATGAGTTTCAACAATTTGAATTACAACATATAGAAGATAATCTTTGCTATCTTAAATTACCATTTCAATTTGAAGGCTCAGGAAATACATGCAAAATGTTGATAATTTCCGAGAATAAGTCTTTAAAGCTTGTTGACTTTTATTTTGGAAGTAAAGACGGAGTTGATACATTAGCTACAGGTCATCCTGCGGAAAGGGAAATTAATGACCCTAATTTGTGGGAAAACGAAGAATGGGTTAGTGGTGTTTTTGATAAACTAAAAAATTTTGAAGAAAAGCTAGTTACAGAAGAAAATTTGGAGCCTACAGCATATGAAGTCATAAATAATTTTGATGGCGTTACTATGACTATAAAGGAAGGAACAGTATCCCCTACAGGATTAACTGTAATATTTAAAAACAATTCTAATGCTCAGTGTATTTATGGTGAATATTTTTTGTTGGAAAAGAAAATCAATGAAAATTGGTATCAGGTTCCTATTGCAATAGATGGAAACTACGGATTTAATGATATTGGCTATGAATTGACTTTTGGGGAAAATGAAGAATGGATAGTTGATTGGGACTGGATCTATGGAAGTCTGGATACTGGAGAATACCGTATAGTAAAAGATATACTGGATTTTAGAAATACAGGGGATTATGATGAGTACTATTTAGTAGCGGAATTTACTATTATTTAAACATAATTAACTTGCTTTCTAAAATTAAGGAGGGTAAATAATTGGACAATAAATGGATTGCTATACTAGGTAGTCCTAGATGTGGGAAAAATACAGATAAAATAATGGGTTACTATATTGAGGAATTAGAGAAAAGGAATAGAAAAGTTAAAAAAGTAGTATTAAGTGATTTAGAATTAAATATATGTAATGGTTGTGAGTCATGTATTAGAAATTATGAGTGCCGACATAATGATGCTATTGCTACTATAATAAATGAAATTAAAGATGTTGAAGGAATAATTTTAGGTTCTCCTTCCTACAATTATAATGTTACCTCATATATGAAGATTTTCTTAGATAGACTATTTTGTCTTTTTTCATCTAGTAGGGGTAGTTGGAGTAGTGAATTAGACTCAAAGGGGGTAAAGGCAATAATCATTGGAGTATGCGCAGGCCCTAATGAAGTAAATATGGGGTTTACTGTAGAAGCGATGAAAAGAGTTATGTTAGACCATGGTATCGATGTGATAATCGAAGAGAGTTATTATGGGGCTAAAAGAACACCTGTAGAAACAAATCAGGATATTAGAATTGATATTTCAAATAAGATAGTAAATTTAGTTATATAAAATTTACCTATAAAGCCAAAGTGTTATTTCTGATATTTTATAAAATATTTATGTAGGTAGCATAATTCTACTTAGTAATAATCATGAATTTAATATTGAGATATATTTATAGGGAGAAGAAATTATTATGGAGAAAGTTATTATTAAGATTCTTGAAGAATTAGATACACAGGCTCTTTTTAAATTTGAATTTGAGAACAAAAGATATTTTGAAGAAGTGGGTTTTGCAAGGGATGATAGTTACTACGATTTAAAGAATTTCAAAGCAATAGTAAAGGATTTGACTGAAGAACAGGAAAAAGACATGACTTATATGTACTTAATAAAGAATAGTTCTGATGAAATTATAGGCAGGGTTAATTTAGTATCAGTTGTAAGAGGAAATTTAAATAAAGCTGAATTAGGATATAGAATAGGAGAGAAACATCAAGGGAAGGGATATGCTACAATGGCTGTAAAGCTTGTTTTAAATGAGGCAAAGATTAAGCATAGACTTCATAGAATAGAAGCAGGAACGTCTTCTGATAACATAGGTTCTCAAATAGTTTTAATTAAAAATGGATTTCAATTTACTGGTCGATATAATAAATATATTTTTCAGAATGGAGAATGGAATGATAGCATAAGTTTTGAAAAAATACTTGATTGATATATAGATATAAAAAAACCATTATCAACTGTATTGATTGATAATGGTTTTTTTATAGGTTCAAAACTCTATATTTTAAATTCATCTACCTTTTCTTTTAATTTATCAGAACTTTCTTTTGTCTTAGCAACTTGATCTTGTACTTCGCTTGCTTTAGAGTTAGCTTCCGAAACTCTTATTGCAATATCTGAAGTTCCTCCAGCACCCTCGCTAGCCGCTGCGGCAACGCCATCTATTGCAGCAAGAACATCTTGAATAGAAGATAGAAGCTGTTCAGATGTAGAACTAAATTCTGTAACAAGTTCGTCAACAAATTTTGCATCATTGCTATACTGTTCAGCTACATCTATCATTGTTTTATAGTCATTTTCCACGTCCTCAGACACGAAAGTTAATAGGTCATTAGAGCAACTTAAGAGATGATCAACTGAACCAGTTACTTTTGAAGTTGTATCTTGAATTTTTAAAACTGCTTCCTTTGATTGTTCTGCTAATTTTCTAATTTCATCTGCAACTACTGAAAATCCTTTTCCAGCCTCTCCAGCTCTGGCAGCCTCAATGGCAGCATTTAATGCAAGCAGGTTTGTTTGCTCGGTAATCTGCATTATGGATGATGATAGAATATTGATTTCTTCTACAACTCTTGATTCGTTAATAGCTTGTTCAAGATTATGTTTTGTACCTGTAAATATTTCTAAAGCTCTTCCTCTAGAAGTATTGACATTTTCTTTAGTATCTTCAGCCCTTTTACTGATCTCATTTGCTGCAATTGACCCTTCCTGAGATCTTTTGGCAATTGACTCAACTGCTAATTTGATTTCATGTGATGTGGCAGTCATTTCCTCTGATGAAGCAGCTGTTTCCTCCATGCTCGCTGCAACTTCTTCTGTTGTACCTGATATGTTTTCTAGGTCACTGCCTAACATTCTTACGTTTGCAATAACATTTTCAACTTCTTTATCTATTGCTAAAGATTCATTCTTAATACTATCAACTAATTGCTTTAGTGAATCCTTCATAATATTAATACCATTAATAATTGTTCCCACCTCATCTTTTCTGGCTAAATCTTTTTTATCAATGTCTTTTGTAAAGTCTCCAGTTGCAATTAATTTAAGATGTTCTGATGATCTTTTTATAGGCTTTGTTATTCTATCAGTAAAAACACTAGTTATTAAAATAGCTAGTAATAGTATAACGATAGCAAAAACTCCACCGATCTTAATAATATTTCTCATACTTTGGGTTAATTCACTTTCCGCAATAAATGTGCCCAAGATCCAATCTGTCCCATCTACCTTACATGGATTCACCAAGTATTTTTCTCCATTTATCCAAACGTTAAATGGTTCTAGATTTTCAACTAATAGCTTGTCCAAACCTTCAATATCAATTTCATTTATATCTTTAAAATTATTATCAGGATTACTGCCGTCTGCCATTATTATGCCTGAATTATGTAAAATCATGGAATAGCCTGTCTCACCAGTTTTCATTTTATTAAGAATATCACTAATAACAGATTGTTGTACGTCGAGGCCTATTACACCTATTATATTTCCTTCCTCATCTGTAAAAGAACGCACGTTGCTTGTTATTAAAGAGTCTGTAACAGGATCATAATATGGATCTGTTCTTACAATATTGCCATTACCACTGATTCCCGAGCTATACCATAGCTTATCTTTTGGAGAATACCCCGCAACAGTTGTGGTTTCTGGCCATTGTAAATATGAACCATCGTCTGTTCCCAAATATATGTACATAGTATCATCATTGGATTCTCCAAAGTGATTAAGTACTTCATAGATTTCTTGTTCTAATCCTCCATTTTTTGATGGGGTCATTTGTACTGTATCAGTAGTGTTTTCGTAAGATGTAATACTATTATCTGCTTTTATTACCAAAGGATGTGTTGCAAACATATCTAGATTTTTGTCAATTTGGTCATAAAAGATATTTATTGATTCTGCAACTATTTTCATTTGCTCACTTGAATTGCTATAGTAATCTTCATATGATTCACTACTAACTAGATAATACATAACACACCCAAAAAGTGCCAA
The DNA window shown above is from Tissierella sp. Yu-01 and carries:
- a CDS encoding immunoglobulin-like domain-containing protein is translated as MRSGNTGNTVEITDTNNIQQITNNINSLEYEEGDPSNNSSGWLYSIKWYNTDGKLIEQIVILDNKTIDYEDKFYKVSDGNIDIELLDDLLSTLKQLENQNFSIQGEIISYADDKTIVEFGKAFVNLFNGAVGEQEKVSFERYISNNNLLKFADKILELTQKQDLQGSNLVNYGLNNEFQQFELQHIEDNLCYLKLPFQFEGSGNTCKMLIISENKSLKLVDFYFGSKDGVDTLATGHPAEREINDPNLWENEEWVSGVFDKLKNFEEKLVTEENLEPTAYEVINNFDGVTMTIKEGTVSPTGLTVIFKNNSNAQCIYGEYFLLEKKINENWYQVPIAIDGNYGFNDIGYELTFGENEEWIVDWDWIYGSLDTGEYRIVKDILDFRNTGDYDEYYLVAEFTII
- a CDS encoding flavodoxin family protein, with amino-acid sequence MDNKWIAILGSPRCGKNTDKIMGYYIEELEKRNRKVKKVVLSDLELNICNGCESCIRNYECRHNDAIATIINEIKDVEGIILGSPSYNYNVTSYMKIFLDRLFCLFSSSRGSWSSELDSKGVKAIIIGVCAGPNEVNMGFTVEAMKRVMLDHGIDVIIEESYYGAKRTPVETNQDIRIDISNKIVNLVI
- a CDS encoding GNAT family N-acetyltransferase; its protein translation is MEKVIIKILEELDTQALFKFEFENKRYFEEVGFARDDSYYDLKNFKAIVKDLTEEQEKDMTYMYLIKNSSDEIIGRVNLVSVVRGNLNKAELGYRIGEKHQGKGYATMAVKLVLNEAKIKHRLHRIEAGTSSDNIGSQIVLIKNGFQFTGRYNKYIFQNGEWNDSISFEKILD
- a CDS encoding methyl-accepting chemotaxis protein, with the translated sequence MHKLFNSLRAKILIISIATTFMTLALFGCVMYYLVSSESYEDYYSNSSEQMKIVAESINIFYDQIDKNLDMFATHPLVIKADNSITSYENTTDTVQMTPSKNGGLEQEIYEVLNHFGESNDDTMYIYLGTDDGSYLQWPETTTVAGYSPKDKLWYSSGISGNGNIVRTDPYYDPVTDSLITSNVRSFTDEEGNIIGVIGLDVQQSVISDILNKMKTGETGYSMILHNSGIIMADGSNPDNNFKDINEIDIEGLDKLLVENLEPFNVWINGEKYLVNPCKVDGTDWILGTFIAESELTQSMRNIIKIGGVFAIVILLLAILITSVFTDRITKPIKRSSEHLKLIATGDFTKDIDKKDLARKDEVGTIINGINIMKDSLKQLVDSIKNESLAIDKEVENVIANVRMLGSDLENISGTTEEVAASMEETAASSEEMTATSHEIKLAVESIAKRSQEGSIAANEISKRAEDTKENVNTSRGRALEIFTGTKHNLEQAINESRVVEEINILSSSIMQITEQTNLLALNAAIEAARAGEAGKGFSVVADEIRKLAEQSKEAVLKIQDTTSKVTGSVDHLLSCSNDLLTFVSEDVENDYKTMIDVAEQYSNDAKFVDELVTEFSSTSEQLLSSIQDVLAAIDGVAAAASEGAGGTSDIAIRVSEANSKASEVQDQVAKTKESSDKLKEKVDEFKI